The following is a genomic window from Clostridium sp..
GCCTTCTTATATTTACAGCTATAGTATTTTCATCTATAAAGGTACCGTCTATGGAATAAAGTTTATCCAAAAGCTGATCTTTACTTATTATTTGTCCTGAATTATCCATTAAATATTTCAAAAGTTTTACCTCATTCCTGCTCAGGAACAATTCTTTCCCCTTTTTCAATACCTTCATATCATTTACATAGAAGGCCATATCCCCGGACATGATTTTACTGTTTCCTCCTTTATCACAGTTTCTTCTAAGCAAGGCATTTATCTTCGACATCAGTACCATGAGACTGAAAGGTTTGGCGATATAATCATCTGCACCCAGATCAAGTCCTGTTACAATATCCACTTCCTCATCACAGGCAGTTAAAAATATAATGAGCAAATCACTATTCTTTCTGATTTCACTGCAAAAATCAAATCCATTTCCATCTGGAAGTCCTACATCAAGGATCATAAGATCGACACTCTTACCATATAATATTTTTTTTGCTTCTTCTATACTTCTGGCTGAAAATACTCCATAGCCCTCTTTTTCCAATTTAAAACTAATTCCTCTATTCAATGATCTATCATCTTCCACAAGCAGTATATTTTTCATTATCTTAAAACCTCCATGCTTTTACTAAAATAATATTCAAATTTAATACTATCATTGTGTCTATAAAAATATTATAATAAAATTAACAATTTAAAACCCGGGGAGGAAATTATGTCAGAAATATCTAGTACGGTAATTAAAAAGATGATAACTTATTTTGGAAATGATATTAAAAGAATAAATCATGCTTTAAAAGTATACAGCTTCAGTAAAACCATAGGTGAACTAGAAAAATTGGATGATCACCAGATGTTCATACTTGAACTGGCTTCTATTCTTCATGATATAGGCATTAAGGAAAGTGAGAGAAAATATAACAGCTCGGCAGGAAATTATCAGGAAATTGAAGGTCCCCCTGTAGCTAGAAAATTACTCGAAGATATTGAATTGAATAATAATGTGGTAGACAGAATATGCTTTTTAATAGGCAATCATCACAGCTATAATAAAATTGACGGAATAGATCTTCAGATACTTATTGAAAGTGATTTTTTAGTCAATGCCTACGAAGATAATCTAAAAAGACCTGATATAAACTATATGAACCACAAATATTTTAAAACTCCTTCAGGGAAGGAATTTTTAAGATCAATGTATCTATAACAAGCTATTTCAACATCCTGTTAGATACTTTGATTATATGTATTTTCATATTCTCTGCGGCTTTATTGTATCTTCCATTTTCTATCTCCTTCAGTATTTCTCCATGTTCCTCAATTGCAAGTTTATTATATCGATTCAGACTTCCAGATAATATGAGAAATCTCTGAATTATAGTATTGATGTTTTTTACCATTTCATATATCCATTCATTATCAGTAAATTTTGCTATGCTTACATGAAATTCGTATTCCATCTTTATAAGTTCATCATACTCTTTTTTTATTGATGCTTCCTCTTCCCTTTCTACTATTTTCCTTAAATCTTCAACCTGTGTTCCTTTTATTTTATTTTCAAGGCTCAATACAGCAACTGGTTCCAATGCCTGTCTAACAACAGTTATCTTTTCAACATCCTGCTGGCTCACATTCGATACGATAACATTTCTCGAAGAATTTATATCCACCAGATGCTCATATGCCAGCCGCTTTAAGGCCGCTCTCAAAGGAGTTCTGCTTATTGCCAGCTTCTCTGCCAGCTTTTCTTCTATCAATAATTCTCCAGGTTTGAAGTAATTTGTCATAATGGCATCTTTAATAGTTTCATACGCCTTATCAGTCAATGAAATTTTTGTTCCTATCCTGGGTAATCCATTCAAGCCTATTCCTCCCTTCAGTATCCGTATATGTATACATTTCTATTGAAAAGCAAAACTTTACTTGCATATTTATACAGGTAAAGTTTATCATAATACAATCTAAAATTCAATCTTCACTTTATTCAAGACTTTTTCAATCCTGTCAAAAGCCTTCTTGAGTTTTTCAGCTCCTACGGTACAGGCTATTCTTACATGTCCCTCTCCACATTTTCCAAAAGCTGTACCCGGTATAACAATAACTTTTGCTTCCTGCAGCAGAAGATTAGAAAATTCCAGGGAAGTCATTCCTGTTTCTTTGATATTCGGGAATAGATATATACCTGCTTTAGGTTTCATCACACTCATTCCTTCAATTGAGTTTATCCTTTTATAACAATAGTTCAATCTATTTTTAAATTCTTCTATCATTAAGGGCTGTATCCTCTTTCTCATTCTCAATGCATATATGGCAGCCCTTTGAGATATAGAGGGTGCTGAATAGCATATATTCTCATTGATACTTTTCATACAATTTATTATAAAATCAGGTGCTATAACAAAACCTATTCTCCACCCGCTCATGGCATATCCCTTTGAAAAACTTCCCAGAGTTATAGTCCTTTCCTTCATTCCAGGGAGTGATACCATTGGCACAAATTTATTTTCATAATCAAAAACATCATATATCTCATCTGATATTACCAATAGATCATTATCTACCGCAATTTGGGCTATTTCCTCAAGCAGTTTCCTGTCAAATACGGCTCCCGTAGGATTATTGGGATAATTCAGCATCAAAGCTTTTGTTCTTGGAGTTATACTTGATTTTAATTTATCTGCATCTATGTTAAATTCATTATCTTCAGAGGTATCAATTACGATCATCTTTCCTCCTGCCATCTTTATCTGTTCTTCATATGGTGTAAAATAGGGAGCATGTACTATAACCTCATCACCATCGTCAAGTACTGCCTGCAATGAAAGATATGCTCCATGACATGCACCAACTACAGTCATTATTTCTTCACTTTTAAATGCCAAATCATATTTCTCATTGTACAATTTTACTATTTCCCGTATCAATTCAGGATCTCCTGCCGATTCCGTATATTTGGTATGTCCTTTTTTAGCATCTTCCATTGCTTTTTCACTTATTTCCCAATCAGTTATAAAATCAGGTACACCGAGACTCAAGTCTATTACATCTTCTTGTTTTATAAACTTCTTTGTAGATTCATCCATGATGGTAACTGCATCTTTCCAATGCTTTTTTGAAATAAACCTATGTTCCATAAAGAATCACCTTCCTGTCTAGATCTCTTTAAGACAATCTATATAAGTATTCGTATTTGTATACAACTAGTTAAATCCTGATCAGCGGAAATGTCATACAGTGAGGCCCTCCACCGCTTTTCAATATCTCACTTGCATTCAATTCTAATACATCCAGTCCATTTGCTCTCAGTTTTCTATTAACTTCAGTATTTGATTTCAATGATATAACTTTTCCATTGCCTATGGATTGTAAATTACACTGATGCTTGAAAACACCTTCCTGTGGAATATCAATCAACATAAATCCTCTCTTGTTCAGTATTTCAATGAAAGAATCCGGTAATGCCCGTCTGCATACTACTGCCATTTTCTCTGCCACTATATTAAAGCACATGTCAAGATGCAGATTTTCTTGCGGACATTTGACAGGTACTACACTATAACCAAATTTATTTAATCCTTCCCTTATTTCCTGTATGCCAGTTTCATTTGTTCTTGCCACTGTTCCAATAGCAAGAGTATTATCATCCAAAAACCAAAAATCTCCACCTTCAAAAATTCCTTTTTCCACTCTTGCCACACATGGAACACCTATTTTCTCCATTTCTTTTTCATATTCTTCTGTTTCCCTAAATCTGATTTTTTCTTTAAATTTTCCCAATATATATCCTTCGTATACGCAGCCGCCAAAATCTCTCGCAAAAACTTCATTTGTTATTTCTTCTTTCGGTTCCATCAACTCAACTTCTATGCCATTTTCTTTATATATACTTACGAGTTCCCTGTGTTCCTCAATACACTTCTCTATATCCAGCCCTTTATTCTGTTCAATCCATTTGTTTGCAATAACGTTAATAGGCTGCAGCTTCATATAATCCGGCGGACACAGCAGCACCTTTTTCAATATACCCGTTGAATTTCTTACAAAACCCTTGTTCATTCCATCCTCTCCTTTTAAAAAATATTATATATTGGTATGAAATTTCATGTACTCAGTTATACCTTTCTCCACAATAGTTAATGCACTGTCTATTTCATCCTTTGAAACAATGAGCGGTGCTATAAATCTTATTACATTATGATAAGTTCCACAGGATAAAAGTATAAGATTATTCTCAATGGCAAATTCAATAATATCATCTACTATTTCACTGCAAGGTACCTTGTTGATATCACAAAATTCCATGCCTATCATAAGTCCCATTCCTCTTACATCGCCTATAATTGGATACTTGTCTTTTAATTCAAGCAGTCTTTCTTTTAAATAGTCACCCATTTCCCTGCCATGTGAAATAATTCCTTTTTGCAGTTCATCTATGGTAGCTATAGCAGCAGCACAGGCAACAGGATTCCCCCCAAAAGTTCCTCCGTGAGCTCCAGAAGGCCATTTCTCCATAATTTTCTTTTTACCGATGACAGCACTTAAAGGAAAACCCGATGCTATTGACTTTGCGCATGTAAATATATCGGGTCTGACAGAAAAATTTTCTTGTGCAAACATTTTACCTGTTCTTCCAAACCCTGTCTGTATTTCATCAAATATAAGATATATTCCATACTTGTCACATACTTTCCTAACATACTCTACAAATTTTTCGGGAGGAACTATATATCCACCTTCCCCCTGAACAGGTTCCATTATAATTGCAGCAACACTATAAGGATCAACAAGTCTTTTAAAAATGTCTTCTTCAAACTGTTCTGTACACTCCATGCTGCATGATTCCATTTTCTGCTTATATGGACATCTGAAACAATAGGGATACTCTGCAAAATATACACTTGGCAGAAGTCCCTCATAATTTTTTCTGTATTTTGAATCTGAACCGGTTATGGACACAGTTCCCAGAGTTCTGCCATGAAACGACCCTTTAAAAGAAATAATGGCACTTCTTCCTGTAACATACTTTGCCAGTTTTATTGCTCCTTCATTTGCTTCCGCACCGCTGTTGCTAAAATAAACCATAGTATCATTTCCCGTCAGCTCCACTAATTTTTCTGCAAGTCTGACATAAGATTCATAATATACTACATTATGTCCTCCGTGGATCAGCTGTCTCATCTGTTCTTCAGCTGCCTTTATGACTGAATCATTATTATGCCCTAAATTACAAACTGCCACTCCGCTTGCAAAATCAAGCATTTTCCTTCCATCTTCCGTATACAAATAAGCACCCTTGCCTTTTACAACACCCAATTTAGTCGCTCTTTTAGCAACAGGAGGCATAACCTTCAAACTCCGTTCATATAAACTACTCAAAATATATCTCCCCTAACAATTTAAAAATTTATCTACAGTTTTTAATATCAACTTTGGCAGGACTTCAAATGAATAAGGCTTATATACCCTTTCAGTCCATTTATGTGCATCCTTACCATAACACCCGTAGTTAACTATTGGTATGTTAAGTTTCTTTATCTTTTGTAGTGGCACTTCATAAACTTGTCCCCACCCAGGAAAATTAGAAGTTAACTTATAAAGTTCTTCAAAATCATCATCTATCTTCAAATAGCTGCTGTCAGAAAGACTCGGGAAGAATTTCATCATTTTGAATGATTCCATACATCCATCTTTACCCATCTCATCTATGGATTCTTCTATTTTTTCTATTACTTCTCTTTCTGTCACATCTTCATCTTTTAATACATTATGCGGACAATATGGTGCCGCAAAAAACAGCACTATACATGGTTCTTTATTTTCGTACAATTTAAATACCTTTTCCACCATTTTTAAAGAAATAATCCTCAAATCCATATTCATTTCAAGAAGATTTTCCGTATATTTAGCAAGTTCTTTTTTCAAATTACCGTCAAAATTTTTTTCCACAATTTTACACAGTTCAGAATAGGTCAATATGCTAGGCTGAAAATCTATAGGTGTATATTTTTGGTTTACTTTTTCACAATAAGCTCTATAGCTCTTGTCATTTCTGCTTACTATTTTATCGAAGACTTCTACTGCTGATTTTTTCAACTTTGCCATAGTTTTTTCAGGAGATTCATTGTGAACTGCATAATTAAAATATACAAAAGCTGAAGATGGTGTCTGAACATTATATAACTTCTTTAAATCCTTGAATTTCAGGACAGATGGCGGGAGAGTATATTCTCCGCTATACTCATCACATAATTCCACATTCAAATCAATTTCATTTATAAGCTGCCCTGCCAGTACATCAGGATTCAATCCTTCAAAACACTGACCTACATGAGTTTCTTTTCCAAATATATAAAAGCAGGGAAGTAATTTTCCAACTGTTCCCGTGTAAATATATTTTGCAGTATCACCCTCATACATTGGACATATATAGTCATTATTTATAGCAAGTGAATATTCAAGATTATATTTCTCCTTTAAATCTTCAAGTACATCCAGCGCTTCTATTATTCCCGTATGTTCATTTTCCTCTACCGGATTTGACATAAACAATATATTGCCCTCTATGTCTTTAATTTTTTTTGAAAGTTCTTTTAAAACTATTAGATGTACTGCATCACCGCTTTTCATATCAGATGCTCCTCTACCAAACAGCCATTTTCCACTATCAAGATCTTTCCTTACATCATTTGGAAGATCAAGGTTTTTGAGCTGTCTTTCAAATTCAACTGGATTAAAGGCATATTCGGAAAGCTGTCCAAAATCATCAACTCCAACTGTATCCATATGACCGTGTAAAATAATAGTTTTCCCTGATCTTTTCTTCTCTCCTCTCAAAAATGCAAAAACATTTTTCCTGCCTAACCT
Proteins encoded in this region:
- a CDS encoding dimethylarginine dimethylaminohydrolase family protein; protein product: MNKGFVRNSTGILKKVLLCPPDYMKLQPINVIANKWIEQNKGLDIEKCIEEHRELVSIYKENGIEVELMEPKEEITNEVFARDFGGCVYEGYILGKFKEKIRFRETEEYEKEMEKIGVPCVARVEKGIFEGGDFWFLDDNTLAIGTVARTNETGIQEIREGLNKFGYSVVPVKCPQENLHLDMCFNIVAEKMAVVCRRALPDSFIEILNKRGFMLIDIPQEGVFKHQCNLQSIGNGKVISLKSNTEVNRKLRANGLDVLELNASEILKSGGGPHCMTFPLIRI
- a CDS encoding pyridoxal phosphate-dependent aminotransferase, which gives rise to MEHRFISKKHWKDAVTIMDESTKKFIKQEDVIDLSLGVPDFITDWEISEKAMEDAKKGHTKYTESAGDPELIREIVKLYNEKYDLAFKSEEIMTVVGACHGAYLSLQAVLDDGDEVIVHAPYFTPYEEQIKMAGGKMIVIDTSEDNEFNIDADKLKSSITPRTKALMLNYPNNPTGAVFDRKLLEEIAQIAVDNDLLVISDEIYDVFDYENKFVPMVSLPGMKERTITLGSFSKGYAMSGWRIGFVIAPDFIINCMKSINENICYSAPSISQRAAIYALRMRKRIQPLMIEEFKNRLNYCYKRINSIEGMSVMKPKAGIYLFPNIKETGMTSLEFSNLLLQEAKVIVIPGTAFGKCGEGHVRIACTVGAEKLKKAFDRIEKVLNKVKIEF
- a CDS encoding HD domain-containing protein; amino-acid sequence: MSEISSTVIKKMITYFGNDIKRINHALKVYSFSKTIGELEKLDDHQMFILELASILHDIGIKESERKYNSSAGNYQEIEGPPVARKLLEDIELNNNVVDRICFLIGNHHSYNKIDGIDLQILIESDFLVNAYEDNLKRPDINYMNHKYFKTPSGKEFLRSMYL
- a CDS encoding response regulator transcription factor, translating into MKNILLVEDDRSLNRGISFKLEKEGYGVFSARSIEEAKKILYGKSVDLMILDVGLPDGNGFDFCSEIRKNSDLLIIFLTACDEEVDIVTGLDLGADDYIAKPFSLMVLMSKINALLRRNCDKGGNSKIMSGDMAFYVNDMKVLKKGKELFLSRNEVKLLKYLMDNSGQIISKDQLLDKLYSIDGTFIDENTIAVNIRRLREKVEDDPSNPQYIKNVRGIGYIWAESCAKI
- a CDS encoding M20/M25/M40 family metallo-hydrolase, whose product is MMELLETNLISKEIEDLTIDLVKVPSVNGTKGEVDISNKIYNYIKSIDYFKINEDYVWQTELKNDRLGRKNVFAFLRGEKKRSGKTIILHGHMDTVGVDDFGQLSEYAFNPVEFERQLKNLDLPNDVRKDLDSGKWLFGRGASDMKSGDAVHLIVLKELSKKIKDIEGNILFMSNPVEENEHTGIIEALDVLEDLKEKYNLEYSLAINNDYICPMYEGDTAKYIYTGTVGKLLPCFYIFGKETHVGQCFEGLNPDVLAGQLINEIDLNVELCDEYSGEYTLPPSVLKFKDLKKLYNVQTPSSAFVYFNYAVHNESPEKTMAKLKKSAVEVFDKIVSRNDKSYRAYCEKVNQKYTPIDFQPSILTYSELCKIVEKNFDGNLKKELAKYTENLLEMNMDLRIISLKMVEKVFKLYENKEPCIVLFFAAPYCPHNVLKDEDVTEREVIEKIEESIDEMGKDGCMESFKMMKFFPSLSDSSYLKIDDDFEELYKLTSNFPGWGQVYEVPLQKIKKLNIPIVNYGCYGKDAHKWTERVYKPYSFEVLPKLILKTVDKFLNC
- a CDS encoding aspartate aminotransferase family protein translates to MSSLYERSLKVMPPVAKRATKLGVVKGKGAYLYTEDGRKMLDFASGVAVCNLGHNNDSVIKAAEEQMRQLIHGGHNVVYYESYVRLAEKLVELTGNDTMVYFSNSGAEANEGAIKLAKYVTGRSAIISFKGSFHGRTLGTVSITGSDSKYRKNYEGLLPSVYFAEYPYCFRCPYKQKMESCSMECTEQFEEDIFKRLVDPYSVAAIIMEPVQGEGGYIVPPEKFVEYVRKVCDKYGIYLIFDEIQTGFGRTGKMFAQENFSVRPDIFTCAKSIASGFPLSAVIGKKKIMEKWPSGAHGGTFGGNPVACAAAIATIDELQKGIISHGREMGDYLKERLLELKDKYPIIGDVRGMGLMIGMEFCDINKVPCSEIVDDIIEFAIENNLILLSCGTYHNVIRFIAPLIVSKDEIDSALTIVEKGITEYMKFHTNI
- a CDS encoding GntR family transcriptional regulator, which encodes MNGLPRIGTKISLTDKAYETIKDAIMTNYFKPGELLIEEKLAEKLAISRTPLRAALKRLAYEHLVDINSSRNVIVSNVSQQDVEKITVVRQALEPVAVLSLENKIKGTQVEDLRKIVEREEEASIKKEYDELIKMEYEFHVSIAKFTDNEWIYEMVKNINTIIQRFLILSGSLNRYNKLAIEEHGEILKEIENGRYNKAAENMKIHIIKVSNRMLK